The genomic window TTTGaacattttgtttcatttattaacTTTTGGGCTTCTTAACTCCATTTTGCAATCAATATGCACCCCAATTCTATTTGACGATTTatagtttgatatatatatatatatatatatatttgatgatttCTGTTGTAGTTTTTAAACCCAGCTCGGCGGATCGATCCGGGATCCGGCTGAATCGGAGCTGGAATCGGGCcgggttgaaaaaaaacatggaaaagaaaaacccgATGTGGCCTAGCGGGTTGACCCGgtaagacccggtcaaaaaaaTCGGTTACaacccgttaattttttttttattttacatgtagttttgattttttaaaaaaaaaattgacctgaaCGATCCGGTAACCTGGCCAAAACCCGGAACTCATGTCTTGAACCGGACCGGCTACCGGGTCGGGTCTGTAAaccatgatttttataatttttttataataaatttagtgtgtacatgttaaaaatatataataataataataataataatgtatatCACAGTAACAAACACGAATACTGTAGTACTCGTGAAAAGTGAATTCCCCAGTAGAATTTCAGTCCTGGAccataacacaaatatttttttgttaatgataattatattttaattgtcaATTTTATACTGAAATGACCATAACAATCCATGCTCGACGACCTCCCAAATAAAACATCACTAGTGAGTTCtcctttcaatttttaataaaagctGGAGCAACGGGATAACATAAATTTGACAATTTGATtgatggaatatatatataaaaaaataaattatcttatcaTGTTCCACGTGTCCTCGAATTGATCAGAACACCCCACGCTATCTTGAATCTACCCGCTTGCTAGGATGCATGTCGGTTTCCTCGGTATTGATGACTTTTTGAAAAGCGTGAGAATTGCCCATCAAAAGGTAACATTTTGGAAGCCCCCTCGTGAAGTAATTAACAAGCAACTTGTTCTGAATTTTCAAGAAGTCAATGAATTGTGTGCAAGTTGGTCCGgccatattaaattaaaaaaaaaaaaaatcaatggactCAAGGCATTAAACATGTGTTAGCTATGGGAATTGATGGCTAGCGCATGTATAATATATAGTCCATGGTAATAGAGGGTAACACgacatttttaatataaattaatattaaatggcTTGATGGTTAAGAAGGTGCTCtctttttcttgagtttttgaatttaatttttggaGTTAGTGTCCAAAgacttttattaaattaatcttaatatACGAGATTAATGTAAAAGATATGCTATTGAAATTAcatgaggaaaaaaatattgttctggTTCACGCGTAattatcatggaaaaaaaaggaaaggcaCGATTAAAATTTGTTAAGCAAGGAATTTCTCAATCGTTAACGTTGTAACTATCAGGAGCACCAAACACGTGTTTATGAATCCCGTGCCACGTTGTCATGATGGATACTGATGCGTTTGGCATGGGTAacgttttttatatatctattgtttgtttttaaaaatattttttttattttaaaaaaaaattaaaactttattttttatattaaaaaaacattaattttaaataaaaaaatttatttttttaccaaacaccaTTTGAGCTGGATTCTCAAATGCTATTATGAGTTTGCCGAACATGTCTTCTAAGCAGAGATGCCGGTTGTATCCATGAAGCCATTATTTAGGAGTACGGTTCAAATGGAAatttgtaaaagtttttttaaaaaaaaatttaattttttatatttttaaatcgttttaatatgttgttattaaaaatattttttaaaataaattttttaatatatttctaaaaaataaataaattaaaaatcaactattACTATTCTTACAAGCACCCCCAAaactaataatttcaaaattgaaacaatctaggtggtggcccagtggtaagagtttgggactaaAAAATTTGCTCCTTCTGTGATCTCAAGtttgagccctgtggttgctcatatgatggccactggaggcttacatggtcgttaacttcagggcccgtgagattagtcgaggtgcgcgcaaactagtccggacacccacgttaaactaaaaaaaataatttcaaaattgatAGGTAGAAAGTGATTTTTagaattcatttaattttcgtTCTATCCATAAcgtgaacttttttttcttttgataaaaaacCACATCAATTTgtactctcattttttttttccaatttctcaGGAGACTGCGTCCTTTTTCGTTTTCCTTCTCCTCCAGACTACCAGAACAAAATTGAATCAATATATTTCTTTGATCTCATCTACCTAAATTTCTGTGATGAAGTGCAAATACTAGAAGCATGATTATCTCGATCGACAATATGCGGTGCTTTGTGCGCATGGCAAATGGATTGAAACAacaactaattttatttatttatttattaacgtggatgtccggatcAGTTTGTGTATACCTCAATTAATCTCACGTGCtctaaagttaatgatcatgtaaacctctaatgatcatcatattagcaaccacatgaaaAGCAAATCCCTTGATTCCAAACTTTTATCACTTGCCACCTAATATATTGTTaacaatcaattattattttcaaaggaattagttattaatttgtaatcttaGGGTTTACTTCTTTAGTTTCATAATTATTACACATATAGATATACTTAGTTCAAGGTATTAAGCAAGAGGTCCAATAATAAAGCCACACTTGCACTTTAATTTGTCAGTTTATGCCTTCCTTCTtacaattaatataaatcagGTGACATTGAactataagaataaaaaaaataaaaatagccaAGCCTCTTTAATTTATTCCCAAGACATAAACCGTCAACCTCATGAAATCTAATTAATATTCGATGATCAATCGAGAGACTACACGTGTCTATATATCCATAGAGACGGGTAAGATCATGGTCCGGAGGgacattatgatttttttaaaaaaatattttcttgccaTAGGATTCTTTCTATGGCCAGTATCATGCCTGTGATGtgtcactgtttttttttctttattattcttTCGTTTTTTATATGGCAAAAAAAGGAGCATTATTACAAGACCTATGACGACGAATAATTTTCGTTAGATTCTTAGCTGTATAAAAGTAGggaaaatttataatataaaaattatttaaaaatataaaaaattacttttttaaaaaatttaaattcttgttTAAACCGCGTTCCAAACATTGAGTTTGTATCTGAGAGTGTGGTAataactgttttttaaaatattttttatttaaaaatatattaaaataatatttttttaaaatttatttttaacattaacatatcaaaacaatctaaaaatatatataaaaattaaatttaaactaaaaaaaatcaaaattttattaaatacgaTTCACACCACGCTTCTGAAACAACATCTGAACATCCATGTTAGATACAGTCTCTAAGCTGCATCGAAAGCAATGTTTTAAATTTCCACTGAATTGTCAATAGGCAACGAAAAATCTGGACAAGTGTTTTTGTCGTCTTCACCATTGCAGCCGCACCAAAACTGCGACGTGGAAGGGGGGAAATGAAGGGGTGGCATGTTTCCTGTTTACTTAAATACGAGCTTGCATTTATTGAGGATTTTGATTCCTGTCGGTGatttaatattgatgaacaCCCTGACATTACTTTATAGTTTGATGTATTGAATTATGAACGCCctgaataaaatttgaaggaTAGATAATCTTAATTTCTTGGTGCCGGTTccctaataaaaatatatataaaaaagagtatCTGCAGGTGTACGTGATCTCTTGGCTGTTTTGCACCAGCAGTTTCTGTATTTTATGCGTTCTTCACTGGTGCAAAAAAGTCAAGTCTCAAGAATTGTTTTGGATCCCTTTTGGTATAGAAGTCAAGAATACCATCACGAACACGAGAACcgatacatttttatttaatatatcatgTTTGGTGCTGCTATTTATAATCGTTAGATGATACCATTGAAAAGCTTGCAATTGTCtcaattttgcattttatgaaataatttagATGTTTTGTCTGTCCTTTAGTAGCACATTATCACCCCCCCTACATGAACCatctcattctctctctctctctctctctctctctctctatatatatatatatatatatatatatatatatatatatatataattcaagtCTAATGTCAAGCTCTCAGACATCGCATGTGTTTTTTAGATAGTAAGAGTCAACCCATTCCTCTTATAAACTTGTTTCTGATTGGTGTGGTCGTTGAATGTTCAGGAGTTGCGgagccttatttttttttaaaaaaaaatatttttaaaaaaacttaaattttttttatttttttattttaaattaatatatttttttatgtttttaaattattttgatgtgttaatgttaaaaataaatttaaaaaaatatttttttttattttaatatatttttcaaacaaatttttttaaaaaaataactgctaTTATACTACCAAAAATATCCTAGAGCTTTTAGTTAGAAAactcttcatttaattttatatgttccACATTGACAAGCGTATCATTTTTATAAGTTAGCAAGTTGTCATTGCtcttttttctatgtttgttctcttttattattatttttttctttcaatattatatcaatttaatatttaaagataaaataaaataatttaatttaattttttaaaaaatcctttttaaaaGAGGTAGATCtagccaaaataaaaaaaaaacccgagacAACTTGTAATACTCTTAAAAAGTCAGAAAAGTCTCATCGaaagagttaaaaaatattggatgatgaaacaaaaaaaaattaaaaaaagaaatgaaaaaaccaagtaaatccGGGCAAACCTCCTAACCCTGAATTAATATCTCAAACTCGCAACACGTTAAACTATAGATCTGTGCTCAATCAAGACGGTCATCACCTgacaaatttaatgttgaaggataaaattgcagaataaaattaaaataaaaaaataaattctaaaaattcgacaggaaaaaaatcaaaggagaatgaaatcgaaaaacaaactaattatataaaccattttaaataaaataaatataaattaaaagaatgagtaccaagttaaaaatataaaaaattcattgggagatgaaattgagaaaaaaatataattttataaattactttaaataagaaagatattgataaaaaaactaaggatgaaatctgaagaaaaaaacacttattaaagggttgaattaaattttctaagaattaaatttcaaatataaaaaaattaactggagatgaaattaaaaataattttttattataaattattttaaataaaataaatattaattaaaatatagaaaacaaatttgaagaTAAAACTAGTTAAAGGgatgtgcaaaaaaaaaaaaaaatagtcgtTGATGGCGAAACAGAGACAGAGAAAAAACATGCGTTGCCTGGTCAGGTGGGCACCACCAAGAAGATTCTATCTATCGCCACCTTTTAAGCCACCATTTGGCCACGCATCTTTGTTGCACTCCCTgccacaattttttttctagagtcccatgtgtttttaatttaataatttaaataatattatataactaGCAAAAGACACAACAATCCTTGTCTCAATTTGATAATTATctaaaacaccaaaacaaaaatacataaatgcCCTTACAcacttgtttcttgttttttttggtctttcAAAGATAAGTTcacaattaaatttgaaatgccAAAATTACCCTGAAATGATAGGTATATgtcattttacttttaaagataaaaaaatcactatactgttctaaaattttatgtaaagaccgatttatccttaataaattcaacaatacgAATTAAATtcccatgaaaataaaaaaacactctgAAGATCAATATCTTTAATAGCGTCCCAATCCATGTTGCTACGAGACGAGAGccacaataaaagaataatgtcttttagtgtttttcggagaaaaggttttttaaaatgtgggACCAAACCGACAAAAATTAAGTTGGGATTCAAATGGGAAATTGAGGGTGTGCTACTCATTCTTGTGTTTGAACTTCAGGGAAATTAAGCTCACAAACCAAAAGGCTTGAAATACAAAAGTATTTGAGCCCAAATAGATGACTATAAAAGCCCATTTCAAGCACAATTGTTGTAGAGAATAGCCCAGCAAAACTCTTTCAAGCTCAGGCCCAAATGAATAATTTTAGCAGGCTAGACCCATTTACATGTACTATTATTTCATAGTTAGAAAACCCGaactaaaattgttttaattcaaGACTCGGATTATGGATCAAGCAAGTTGACATGTGTCAACCGAGAACaacattgtttaaaaaaaaacccgagtttTCCCACTAATCCTATTCAAGGCCAGACCATGAATAAACGAGTTTCTAGGTTGATCAAACAAGCtggttttataataattttttttttctctttaccaataaaaaattattgacacattgcaaggaaaaaaagagagtaaaaagaACAGCCCTAATTATGccaaaagatatatttttaaaaaaatctaaaatattggATTTGAAGTATTTACGAGAGTAGGTTTCActctttgaaattttaatcaatgacattacaagaaaaagaaaaatgatttatgaGAACCTTTGTGTAAAATTAGCAAGGCAGAGGATTAAAATCACGTGTCAATATCTCATTCTATGAGGCTTTTTAGACCAACCAGTAGCATATGTCAGGGAAGCCCAGCCTGCTTAGGCATAAACACCGAGCATAGCCTCACAGCAACTTTCAGCCCAATGAAGAACCGAACATGATAATACACAGGATACTAAAAAGTggataaaaccaaaacaaaccagTAAAACCTgaaggggggagagagagagatagagagagagagagagaggtaagCTCATGAGGTGCCAAGGAACAGGATAATCAAAGATGCAAACCCTTCTTCAACCCTGTAAGTCTCTCACTATCTTCAGCTCCTCACTACCACCTCATAGCAACAACTTAGTTATCACGCAAAGTAGCATAGTCCATCAAAACAAATGTCCAAAATCTCCGTGTTTTCACTCATTCTGTACTTCTGGCACTTCGGCCAAGAACCCCCCACTTTGGAGAAGTGCCCACATTTCATTATGCTCTCAAAATGatgcatttgatgatttctcGAGTACCCAACTGCCTGAAAAGGCACAGGATGATAGAATTCAAGAGAATGAGGAGCTAGAATTGTTAAATAAGCCATCTCCAGTGGTTTTTAATAATGGTTTAGATGTAGAAGCTGTTAAGGAATCTGAAAAACCTGGTAAAGATGAGGCCTTGGCGCCTTTTTTGAAGTTCTTTAAGTCTAATGATTCATTGGATGGAGTGAGTGAGGATGATGGTGATTCAGGtgttgtagaggagagaattgacATGGATAATGAAGATAAGGAGGCTAGGAAGATTAATGTGGATTATTATAACCCAAAACCTGGTGATTTTGTGGTTGGGGTTGTGGTTTCTGGTAATGAGAATAAACTTGATGTGAATATTGGGGCAGATTTGTTGGGTACGATGCTAACAAAGGAGGTGCTGCCTTTGTATGACAAAGAGTTCGAGTTTTTGTTGTGTGATACGAAGAAGGATGCCAAGGAGTTTATGGTTAAAGGGAAGATGGGAATTGTTAAGGATGATGTTGCAATGAGCAGGGGCCCACCAGGGTTAGGGAAGCCTGTTGTGGAGACTGGAACTGTGTTGTTTTCAGAGGTTCTTGGAAGGACACTGAGTGGAAGGCCACTGCTTTCCACTAGACGACTTTTCCGGCGGATAGCTTGGCAACGAGTGAGGCAGGTTCTTTTCtcgcttttttctttttcactttgttgtttttgtgcAGAACTTGCTTCTTGCTAAAATTCTCACAAGTTTTCCAAAATGAGTTTTCGGACGTAAATAGGAAtgccttttttgttgtttgcttttttctttctgaGAGAAAATTCATCGATTGCCTTTGTAATTgagtgaaataataaaatagttccTTTTCCATGCATTTCTTTGCAActtctttctaaaataaaataatcaggttcggttttttttttttgttgaaattgacATTGAAATTGAGGATTCTTGATGACATTTTACTTTGCGCCAGGCAGATCAAAGATCTGAATGAACCTATtgaggttaaaatttcagaatggAATACTGGGGGCCTACTTACGAGAATTGAGGTTTGTGTACCTTTTGTGTTTTAGTTGTGTGTAAATGCATTGCATGTGTAGTAATGATAAATTTTTGGAATTTGCTTTTTCAGGGATTGCGGGCTTTCCTGCCAAAGGCTGAGTTGTTGAATAGAGTAAACAATTTCAAGGagttgaaagaaaatgtaagctGCAATACTTTGGAATTTCTGGTTCCTGAGTTact from Populus trichocarpa isolate Nisqually-1 chromosome 5, P.trichocarpa_v4.1, whole genome shotgun sequence includes these protein-coding regions:
- the LOC7492491 gene encoding protein PIGMENT DEFECTIVE 338, chloroplastic isoform X2; protein product: MQTLLQPCKSLTIFSSSLPPHSNNLVITQSSIVHQNKCPKSPCFHSFCTSGTSAKNPPLWRSAHISLCSQNDAFDDFSSTQLPEKAQDDRIQENEELELLNKPSPVVFNNGLDVEAVKESEKPGKDEALAPFLKFFKSNDSLDGVSEDDGDSGVVEERIDMDNEDKEARKINVDYYNPKPGDFVVGVVVSGNENKLDVNIGADLLGTMLTKEVLPLYDKEFEFLLCDTKKDAKEFMVKGKMGIVKDDVAMSRGPPGLGKPVVETGTVLFSEVLGRTLSGRPLLSTRRLFRRIAWQRVRQIKDLNEPIEVKISEWNTGGLLTRIEGLRAFLPKAELLNRVNNFKELKENVGRQIYALINRINESNNELILSEREAWEMINLREGTLLEGTVKKLFPYGAQVRIGETNRSGLLHVSNITRTRVSSVSDLLKVDEKVKVLVVKSMFPDKISLSIADLESEPGLFVSNKEVRKCLLRQKRWQRSTSKIYKRVQQI
- the LOC7492491 gene encoding protein PIGMENT DEFECTIVE 338, chloroplastic isoform X1 → MQTLLQPCKSLTIFSSSLPPHSNNLVITQSSIVHQNKCPKSPCFHSFCTSGTSAKNPPLWRSAHISLCSQNDAFDDFSSTQLPEKAQDDRIQENEELELLNKPSPVVFNNGLDVEAVKESEKPGKDEALAPFLKFFKSNDSLDGVSEDDGDSGVVEERIDMDNEDKEARKINVDYYNPKPGDFVVGVVVSGNENKLDVNIGADLLGTMLTKEVLPLYDKEFEFLLCDTKKDAKEFMVKGKMGIVKDDVAMSRGPPGLGKPVVETGTVLFSEVLGRTLSGRPLLSTRRLFRRIAWQRVRQIKDLNEPIEVKISEWNTGGLLTRIEGLRAFLPKAELLNRVNNFKELKENVGRQIYALINRINESNNELILSEREAWEMINLREGTLLEGTVKKLFPYGAQVRIGETNRSGLLHVSNITRTRVSSVSDLLKVDEKVKVLVVKSMFPDKISLSIADLESEPGLFVSNKEKVFAEAEEMAKKYQQNLQASSTNLKSEIPSSKNTLSSDIEAALYANWKWFKFERE
- the LOC7492491 gene encoding protein PIGMENT DEFECTIVE 338, chloroplastic isoform X3; this encodes MQTLLQPCKSLTIFSSSLPPHSNNLVITQSSIVHQNKCPKSPCFHSFCTSGTSAKNPPLWRSAHISLCSQNDAFDDFSSTQLPEKAQDDRIQENEELELLNKPSPVVFNNGLDVEAVKESEKPGKDEALAPFLKFFKSNDSLDGVSEDDGDSGVVEERIDMDNEDKEARKINVDYYNPKPGDFVVGVVVSGNENKLDVNIGADLLGTMLTKEVLPLYDKEFEFLLCDTKKDAKEFMVKGKMGIVKDDVAMSRGPPGLGKPVVETGTVLFSEVLGRTLSGRPLLSTRRLFRRIAWQRVRQIKDLNEPIEVKISEWNTGGLLTRIEGLRAFLPKAELLNRVNNFKELKENVGRQIYALINRINESNNELILSEREAWEMINLREGTLLEGTVKKLFPYGAQVRIGETNRSGLLHVSNITRTRVSSVSDLLKVDEKVKVLVVKSMFPDKISLSSK